A stretch of the Thunnus thynnus chromosome 7, fThuThy2.1, whole genome shotgun sequence genome encodes the following:
- the ostn gene encoding osteocrin — translation MQFCGCLLFFCLSISLLHCSVDGFRVQHPSAQDVDRPVSRSLPALQPRHGAVKAGEELTAKLLRVDHLVRMENDVMEPKRKRSFPGNNVPLDRLSVTSMETKQGSNKQSKAVQTSRRRVNPAPIDRIGKSRLPNSRG, via the exons atgCAGTTCTGTGGCTGTTTGCTGTTCTTCTGTCTGTCCATCAGTCTGCTGCACTGCAGCGTCGACGGATTCAGAGTCCAACATCCATCAGCACAG GACGTAGACCGGCCCGTGTCCAGGTCTCTGCCGGCTCTTCAGCCCCGTCATGGAGCAGTGAAGGCGGGGGAGGAGCTAACGGCGAAGCTGCTCCGAGTGGACCACCTGGTGAGGATGGAGAACGACGTCATGGAgccaaagaggaagaggagtttcCCCGGCAACAACGTGCCGCTGGACCGCCTGTCAGTCACCTCCATGGAAACCAAACAAGGGTCAAACAAGCAgag caaAGCAGTCCAAACGTCACGACGACGAGTCAATCCGGCTCCGATCGACAGGATTGGAAAGAGTCGTCTACCAAATAGCAGAGGATAG